In Firmicutes bacterium ASF500, a single genomic region encodes these proteins:
- the alsT_3 gene encoding Amino-acid carrier protein AlsT translates to MEGLMKLERAINGFVWGPIMLALLVGTGVYLTFRTGWVQVRWFSYIMKNTVGSLFQKKGAKDHGSNLSPFQAVTTALAGTVGTGNIAGVTGAIFIGGPGAVFWMWVSAFFGMCTKYAEIALAIKFRDTDASGVHKGGPMYYIENGLGKSWKPLAVLFALLGGVASFGIGNIAQSSEIAGAMSGLFGLDPMVSGVILTVIVAIVVLGGVKRIGQVTSLLVPFMSVFYVAAGVIVIIMRITDIPGVLASIFSSAFSFESVGGGVFGYAIMVAMKNGFARGVFSNEAGLGSAPIAHAASSTEEPAEQAIWGVFEVFFDTIVICSITAFTVLLSGFELGEASLETFGTKGSAAVAAFNSILPGTLGGTIIQASLIFFALSTILSWSYYGERCWGYLSRDNKVVTSVYKVIFVLFCVVGAAGSGQLMWDISDTLNGAMAIPNLIALLLLSGAVASITREYFKDKK, encoded by the coding sequence ATGGAAGGCTTGATGAAATTAGAGCGGGCCATCAATGGCTTTGTGTGGGGTCCCATTATGCTGGCCCTGCTGGTGGGCACCGGCGTGTACCTCACCTTCCGCACCGGCTGGGTTCAGGTCCGCTGGTTCAGCTACATTATGAAAAACACGGTGGGCTCCCTGTTCCAGAAGAAGGGCGCCAAGGACCACGGAAGCAACCTGTCCCCCTTCCAGGCGGTGACCACCGCTCTGGCGGGCACCGTGGGCACGGGCAACATCGCCGGCGTCACCGGGGCCATCTTCATCGGCGGGCCGGGGGCCGTGTTCTGGATGTGGGTGTCCGCTTTCTTCGGCATGTGCACCAAATACGCTGAGATCGCCCTGGCCATCAAATTCCGGGACACCGACGCCAGCGGCGTCCACAAGGGCGGGCCCATGTACTATATTGAAAACGGTCTGGGAAAAAGCTGGAAGCCCCTGGCTGTCCTCTTCGCCCTTCTGGGGGGCGTGGCCTCCTTCGGCATCGGCAACATCGCCCAGTCCAGCGAGATCGCCGGGGCCATGAGCGGCCTGTTCGGCCTGGACCCCATGGTCAGCGGCGTAATCCTCACCGTAATCGTGGCGATTGTGGTGCTGGGCGGGGTGAAGCGCATCGGGCAGGTCACCTCCCTGCTGGTCCCCTTCATGTCGGTGTTCTACGTGGCGGCGGGCGTGATCGTCATCATTATGCGCATCACCGACATTCCCGGCGTGCTGGCCTCCATTTTCTCCAGCGCTTTCAGCTTTGAGTCGGTGGGCGGCGGCGTGTTCGGCTACGCAATTATGGTAGCTATGAAGAACGGCTTCGCCCGGGGCGTCTTCTCCAACGAGGCCGGTCTGGGCTCCGCCCCCATCGCCCACGCCGCCTCCTCCACCGAGGAGCCCGCCGAGCAGGCCATCTGGGGCGTGTTCGAGGTCTTCTTCGACACCATCGTCATCTGCTCCATCACCGCCTTCACCGTGCTGCTGTCCGGCTTCGAGCTGGGCGAGGCCTCCCTGGAGACCTTCGGCACCAAGGGCTCCGCCGCCGTGGCCGCTTTCAACTCCATCCTCCCCGGCACCCTGGGCGGCACCATCATTCAGGCCAGCCTGATCTTCTTCGCCCTGTCCACCATCCTCAGCTGGAGCTACTACGGCGAGCGGTGCTGGGGCTATCTCTCCCGGGACAACAAGGTGGTCACGTCGGTCTATAAGGTGATCTTCGTCCTGTTCTGCGTCGTGGGAGCCGCCGGCTCCGGCCAGCTGATGTGGGACATCTCCGACACCCTCAACGGCGCGATGGCTATCCCCAACCTGATCGCCCTGCTGCTGCTGTCCGGCGCGGTGGCCTCCATCACCAGGGAATATTTCAAGGATAAAAAATGA
- the rnfE gene encoding Na(+)-translocating ferredoxin:NAD(+) oxidoreductase complex subunit E yields MSENSKMKILTNGILNENPVLRLVLGTCPTLAVTTMASNGIGMGLAATFVLLCSNIVISALRKVIPDQVRIPCYITVIAGFVSVVQMVVKAFVPDLDKALGVYLPLIVVNCIILGRAEMFASKNSILDSALDGIGMGIGFTITLTIMGSIREILGSGTWMAGLGGLIPSLGADFAIRIIPESIDTFSLMTSAPGGFFVFGILMAGATWLTSRPKKETAAAEGGNA; encoded by the coding sequence ATGAGTGAAAACAGTAAAATGAAAATCCTTACCAACGGTATACTGAACGAGAACCCGGTTCTGCGGCTTGTCCTGGGCACCTGTCCCACCCTGGCCGTCACCACCATGGCCTCCAACGGCATCGGCATGGGCCTGGCCGCCACCTTCGTGCTGCTGTGCTCCAACATCGTGATCTCCGCCCTGCGGAAGGTCATCCCCGATCAGGTTCGCATCCCCTGCTACATCACTGTCATCGCCGGCTTCGTGTCGGTGGTTCAGATGGTGGTGAAGGCCTTTGTCCCCGACCTGGATAAGGCCCTGGGCGTCTATCTGCCCCTGATCGTGGTCAACTGCATCATCCTGGGCCGCGCCGAGATGTTCGCCTCCAAGAACAGCATCCTGGACTCCGCCCTGGACGGCATCGGCATGGGCATCGGCTTTACCATCACCCTGACCATCATGGGCTCCATCCGTGAGATCCTGGGCTCCGGGACCTGGATGGCCGGGCTGGGCGGTCTGATTCCCTCTCTGGGGGCTGACTTCGCCATCCGGATCATCCCCGAGTCCATCGACACCTTCTCCCTGATGACCAGCGCCCCCGGCGGCTTCTTCGTATTCGGTATCCTGATGGCCGGGGCCACCTGGCTCACCAGCCGCCCCAAGAAGGAAACCGCCGCCGCGGAAGGAGGTAATGCGTAA
- the rnfD gene encoding Na(+)-translocating ferredoxin:NAD(+) oxidoreductase complex subunit D — MENKLIVTAAPHITSPDSTQSIMGKVCLALAPALIASVIIFGFNALILTAVTVAACVFFEWAYCKLMGREVPVADFSAVVTGLLLAFNMPATLPPWMAVVGAFIAIVIIKQLFGGLGYNFANPAIVGRIALAVGFGAKMAAYPLPDNGVDALTSATPLAVAGELGSGDYLTLLLGNHGGVLGETCAICILIGGIYLIATKVISPVLPVTYLATVAVLSLCFGMDPIVQLLSGGLMLGAFFMATDYVTSPTTDKGKVVAGLFLGLVTMLIRRFGNMNEGVSFAILLMNLITPYIEVNTRQDRLGIAKKKKEGAK; from the coding sequence ATGGAAAACAAGCTGATCGTCACCGCCGCGCCCCACATTACCAGCCCGGACAGCACCCAGAGCATCATGGGCAAGGTGTGTCTGGCCCTGGCCCCCGCGCTGATCGCCTCCGTGATTATTTTCGGCTTCAACGCCCTGATTCTCACCGCCGTCACCGTGGCCGCCTGCGTCTTCTTCGAGTGGGCCTACTGCAAGCTGATGGGCCGCGAGGTCCCCGTCGCGGACTTCTCCGCCGTGGTCACCGGCCTGCTGCTGGCCTTCAACATGCCCGCCACCCTTCCCCCCTGGATGGCCGTTGTGGGCGCGTTCATCGCCATTGTTATCATCAAGCAGCTCTTCGGCGGACTGGGCTATAACTTCGCCAACCCCGCCATCGTGGGCCGCATCGCCCTGGCCGTGGGCTTCGGAGCCAAAATGGCCGCCTACCCCCTGCCTGACAACGGCGTGGACGCCCTGACCTCCGCCACCCCCCTGGCCGTGGCCGGCGAGCTGGGCTCCGGCGACTACCTCACCCTGCTCCTGGGCAACCACGGCGGCGTTCTGGGTGAGACCTGCGCCATCTGCATCCTCATCGGCGGCATCTACCTGATTGCCACCAAGGTGATCAGCCCTGTGCTCCCCGTGACTTATCTGGCCACCGTGGCCGTCCTGTCCCTGTGCTTCGGCATGGACCCCATCGTGCAGCTGCTCTCCGGCGGTCTGATGCTGGGCGCCTTCTTCATGGCTACCGACTATGTCACCTCCCCCACCACCGACAAGGGCAAGGTGGTCGCCGGCCTGTTCCTGGGCCTGGTCACCATGCTGATCCGCCGGTTCGGCAACATGAACGAGGGCGTGTCCTTCGCCATCCTGCTGATGAACCTGATTACCCCCTACATTGAGGTCAACACCCGTCAGGACCGGCTGGGCATTGCCAAGAAGAAAAAGGAGGGCGCGAAATGA
- the rnfA_1 gene encoding Na(+)-translocating ferredoxin:NAD(+) oxidoreductase complex subunit A, producing MVKLAAIFFTMILVDNYVLAKFLGICPFLGVSKKLDSAVGMSLAVTFVMVLATAATWPIQTFLLTPANADGTLKWDMGYLQTIVFILIIAILVQLLENFLKKFIPALYKSLGVYLPLITTNCTILGVTILNLDNGYNFIESIVCAAGAGIGFLVAMVLFSGVRRRVEQAVTPKCFEGLPITLVAAAVTSLSFMGFGGIIDAIFNVAA from the coding sequence ATGGTGAAGCTTGCCGCAATCTTCTTTACCATGATTTTGGTGGACAACTACGTCCTCGCCAAATTCCTGGGTATCTGCCCCTTCCTGGGCGTGTCCAAAAAGCTGGACAGCGCCGTGGGTATGTCTCTGGCCGTCACCTTCGTCATGGTGCTGGCTACCGCCGCCACCTGGCCCATCCAGACCTTCCTGCTTACCCCCGCCAACGCGGACGGTACCCTGAAGTGGGACATGGGCTATCTCCAGACCATCGTGTTTATTCTGATTATCGCCATTCTGGTCCAGCTGCTGGAGAACTTTTTGAAAAAGTTCATCCCCGCGCTGTATAAATCCCTGGGCGTGTACCTGCCCCTGATCACCACCAACTGCACCATCCTGGGCGTGACCATCCTGAACCTGGACAACGGTTATAACTTTATCGAGTCCATCGTCTGCGCCGCCGGCGCGGGCATCGGGTTCCTGGTGGCTATGGTGCTCTTCTCCGGCGTGCGCCGCCGGGTGGAGCAGGCCGTCACCCCCAAGTGCTTTGAGGGTCTGCCCATCACGCTGGTGGCCGCCGCGGTGACCTCCCTGTCCTTCATGGGCTTCGGCGGCATCATCGACGCCATCTTCAACGTTGCAGCATAG
- the rnfG gene encoding Na(+)-translocating ferredoxin:NAD(+) oxidoreductase complex subunit G, translated as MSNWNKIFKPIVVLCVICIAITGSLAATNKVTAPIIEKARIEAERLARIELLPEADDFTPVEDIAVDNVTAVYAANNGAGYVITSTAKGYGGKMTVMTSFDADGNIKQLKVTEDAETQGIGSNVSKGKGYWANYAGKPAGKELVLGVDVDAYATATISSRALNSAVNSAINAYNAIP; from the coding sequence ATGAGCAACTGGAACAAAATTTTCAAGCCCATTGTGGTGCTGTGCGTCATCTGTATCGCCATCACCGGCTCGCTGGCCGCCACCAACAAGGTGACCGCCCCCATCATTGAGAAGGCCCGGATTGAGGCCGAGCGGCTGGCCCGGATCGAGCTTCTGCCCGAGGCCGACGACTTCACCCCCGTGGAGGACATCGCCGTGGACAACGTGACCGCCGTCTACGCCGCCAACAACGGCGCCGGCTACGTCATCACCAGCACCGCCAAGGGCTACGGCGGCAAGATGACCGTGATGACCTCCTTCGACGCGGATGGAAACATCAAGCAGCTGAAGGTCACCGAGGACGCGGAGACCCAGGGCATCGGCAGCAACGTGTCCAAGGGCAAGGGCTACTGGGCCAACTACGCCGGCAAGCCCGCCGGCAAGGAGCTGGTCCTGGGCGTCGATGTGGACGCCTACGCCACGGCCACCATCTCCAGCCGGGCGCTGAACTCCGCCGTCAACTCCGCCATCAACGCGTATAACGCCATTCCTTGA
- the secA gene encoding Protein translocase subunit SecA, which produces MSLFTKLFGTSSQRELKSIYPIADKVDALEEEYKALTDAQLQAKTPELKGRLAQGATLDDILPEAFAACREAAWRVIGLRPYRVQVVGGIVLHQGRIAEMKTGEGKTLVATLPAYLNALAGKGVHIVTVNDYLAKRDSEWMGKVFRFMGLTVGLVIHGVMGEEKKAAYRADITYGTNNEFGFDYLRDNMAIYSQELVQRGHAFAIVDEVDSILIDEARTPLIISGQGEKSTQLYTVVDQFVSRLKGQRVVKVDEKEEEDVDIDADYIVDEKAKTATLTARGIQKAEAAFQVENLADMENTTLSHHINQAIKAHGVMKRDIDYVVKDGQVIIVDEFTGRLMFGRRYNEGLHQAIEAKEGVEVANESKTLATITFQNYFRLYDKLSGMTGTALTEEEEFGTIYELDIVEIPTNKPLARIDQPDVVYKNVSGKLRAIVEQIAACHEKGQPVLVGTVSIEKSEELSAILKRKGIKHNVLNAKNHEKEAEIVAQAGKFGAVTVATNMAGRGTDIMLGGNAEFLAKADLRKAGMTDELIAEATGFAETDNQEILDARRKFAEAEAKYKEEIKAEAERVRDAGGLFILGTERHESRRIDNQLRGRAGRQGDPGETRFFLSLEDDIMRLFGSERVYNLMERLGVDEDTPIDAKMLSGAIENAQKQVESRNFQVRKNVLQYDDVMNTQREIIYKQRKQVLDGEDLQTSIQNMLRTMVENAIQGHMGEQKHMDETAFQESIAHFRAMFLLPGELTLSTEELERYDADGLVDLVTEKAREVYARKEQEITPVLMRELERVIMLRVVDEYWMDHIDAMTELRQGIGLRAYAQTDPVVAYKEEGYEMFENMVAAIQEETLRRLFLVRLRQNEEVKRERVAKVTSESGAGDGTLKKRPVKKVVKIGRNDPCPCGSGLKWKKCTCAQYHPEMK; this is translated from the coding sequence ATGAGCCTGTTTACCAAGCTGTTCGGGACCTCCTCCCAGCGGGAGCTGAAGTCCATCTACCCCATCGCCGACAAGGTGGACGCCCTGGAGGAGGAGTACAAGGCCCTCACCGACGCCCAGCTCCAGGCCAAGACGCCTGAGCTGAAGGGACGGCTGGCCCAGGGGGCCACCCTGGACGACATCCTTCCCGAGGCCTTCGCCGCCTGCCGGGAGGCCGCGTGGCGGGTCATTGGCCTGCGGCCCTACCGGGTGCAGGTGGTGGGCGGCATCGTCCTCCACCAGGGCCGCATCGCCGAGATGAAGACCGGCGAGGGCAAGACCCTGGTGGCTACCCTCCCCGCCTACCTCAACGCCCTGGCGGGCAAGGGGGTTCACATCGTCACCGTCAACGACTATCTGGCAAAGCGCGACTCGGAGTGGATGGGCAAGGTCTTCCGCTTCATGGGCCTCACCGTGGGTCTGGTCATCCACGGCGTCATGGGCGAGGAGAAGAAAGCCGCCTACCGGGCGGACATCACCTACGGCACCAACAACGAGTTCGGCTTCGACTACCTCCGGGACAACATGGCTATCTACTCCCAGGAGCTGGTCCAGCGGGGCCACGCCTTCGCCATCGTGGACGAGGTGGACTCCATCCTCATCGACGAGGCCCGCACCCCTCTGATTATCTCCGGCCAGGGGGAGAAGTCCACCCAGCTGTACACCGTAGTGGATCAATTCGTGTCCCGCCTGAAGGGCCAGCGGGTGGTGAAGGTGGACGAGAAGGAAGAGGAGGATGTGGACATCGACGCCGACTATATCGTCGATGAAAAGGCCAAGACGGCCACCCTCACCGCCCGGGGCATCCAGAAGGCGGAGGCCGCCTTCCAGGTGGAAAACCTGGCGGACATGGAGAACACCACCCTCTCCCACCACATCAACCAGGCCATCAAGGCCCACGGCGTGATGAAGCGGGACATCGACTACGTGGTCAAGGACGGTCAGGTCATCATCGTAGACGAGTTCACCGGCCGTCTCATGTTCGGCCGGCGGTACAACGAGGGCCTGCACCAGGCCATTGAGGCCAAGGAGGGCGTAGAGGTGGCCAACGAGTCCAAGACCCTTGCCACCATCACCTTCCAGAACTACTTCCGCCTCTACGACAAGCTGTCCGGCATGACGGGCACCGCCCTCACCGAGGAGGAGGAGTTCGGCACCATCTACGAGCTGGACATTGTGGAGATCCCCACCAACAAGCCTCTGGCCCGAATCGACCAGCCCGACGTGGTGTATAAGAATGTCTCCGGCAAGCTGCGGGCCATCGTGGAGCAGATCGCGGCCTGCCACGAGAAGGGTCAGCCCGTCCTGGTGGGCACCGTGTCCATCGAGAAGTCGGAGGAGCTGTCCGCCATCCTCAAGCGCAAGGGCATTAAGCACAACGTCCTCAACGCCAAGAACCACGAGAAGGAAGCGGAGATTGTGGCCCAGGCGGGCAAGTTCGGGGCGGTCACTGTGGCTACCAACATGGCTGGCCGCGGTACCGACATTATGCTGGGCGGCAACGCCGAGTTCCTTGCCAAAGCCGACCTGCGCAAGGCCGGCATGACCGACGAGCTCATCGCCGAGGCCACCGGCTTCGCCGAGACGGACAACCAGGAGATTCTGGACGCCCGGAGGAAGTTCGCCGAGGCGGAGGCCAAATATAAGGAGGAGATCAAGGCGGAGGCCGAGCGGGTCCGGGACGCGGGCGGCCTGTTTATCCTGGGCACCGAGCGCCACGAGTCCCGCCGCATTGACAACCAGCTCCGAGGCCGCGCCGGCCGTCAGGGCGACCCGGGCGAGACCCGGTTCTTCCTCTCCCTGGAGGACGACATCATGCGCCTGTTCGGCTCTGAGCGGGTGTACAACCTGATGGAGCGCCTGGGCGTGGACGAGGACACCCCCATCGACGCCAAGATGCTCTCCGGGGCCATCGAGAATGCCCAGAAGCAGGTGGAGTCCCGGAACTTCCAGGTGCGGAAGAACGTCCTGCAATACGACGACGTGATGAATACCCAGCGTGAGATCATCTACAAGCAGCGCAAGCAGGTGCTGGACGGGGAGGACCTTCAGACCTCCATCCAGAATATGCTCCGCACCATGGTGGAGAACGCCATTCAGGGCCACATGGGCGAGCAGAAGCACATGGATGAGACGGCCTTCCAGGAGTCCATCGCCCACTTCCGCGCCATGTTCCTCCTGCCCGGGGAGCTGACTCTGTCCACCGAAGAGCTGGAGCGGTACGACGCCGACGGCCTGGTGGACCTGGTCACCGAGAAGGCCAGAGAGGTCTACGCCCGGAAGGAGCAGGAGATCACCCCCGTCCTCATGCGGGAGCTGGAGCGGGTGATTATGCTCCGGGTGGTAGACGAGTACTGGATGGACCACATCGACGCCATGACCGAGCTGCGCCAGGGCATCGGACTGCGGGCCTATGCCCAGACCGACCCGGTGGTGGCCTACAAAGAGGAAGGCTACGAGATGTTTGAGAACATGGTGGCCGCCATCCAGGAGGAGACCCTCCGCAGGCTGTTCCTGGTCCGCCTGCGCCAGAACGAGGAGGTCAAGCGGGAGCGGGTGGCTAAGGTCACCAGCGAGAGCGGCGCCGGAGACGGCACCCTGAAAAAGCGCCCGGTGAAAAAGGTGGTCAAGATCGGCCGTAACGACCCCTGCCCCTGCGGCTCCGGATTGAAGTGGAAAAAGTGTACCTGCGCCCAGTACCACCCGGAGATGAAATAA
- the rnfC_1 gene encoding Proton-translocating ferredoxin:NAD(+) oxidoreductase complex subunit C, protein MSKFLKRSAQGAQVPHEKRTSNLETVKMPLPSKIVLSMGQHIGAPAAPAVAKGDQVCVGTVVGKAGGFVSMDIHSGVSGTVDSIITITAPNGAPQTAVVIIPDGKQTVDPAVAPPTVTDLKSFQDAVRASGLVGLGGAGFPTAVKLAPKNLDEIDTLIINGAECEPYITSDNRCFLEDTQYILEGIQAVMKYLEIPKCIIGIEGNKPEAIAKMKSVATAGIEVKELPCRYPQGAEKVLIENCTGREVPFPGLPSDVGVVVMNVTSVAFVGKYLKTGMPLTTKRLTVDGDIIKEPKNVEVIIGTPVQELMDFCGGFTQEPGKVLYGGPMMGNCIADLSQPILKNNNAVLAFSRKASELPKATNCIHCGRCTNACPLGLSAKEIVQAYNDGNVELLVELNADLCMSCGTCSFVCPAKRPLAPSIALAKIMMKNGGKK, encoded by the coding sequence ATGAGCAAATTTCTCAAACGATCTGCGCAGGGCGCGCAGGTCCCGCATGAAAAGCGGACTTCCAATCTGGAAACCGTGAAAATGCCTCTGCCCTCCAAGATCGTCCTTTCGATGGGGCAGCATATCGGAGCCCCCGCCGCCCCCGCGGTGGCCAAGGGCGACCAGGTGTGCGTAGGCACCGTAGTGGGCAAGGCCGGCGGCTTTGTCTCGATGGACATCCACTCCGGCGTGTCCGGCACCGTGGACAGCATCATCACCATCACCGCCCCCAACGGCGCGCCCCAGACGGCGGTGGTCATCATCCCCGACGGCAAGCAGACGGTGGACCCGGCGGTCGCCCCCCCCACCGTCACCGATCTCAAATCCTTCCAGGACGCCGTCCGGGCCAGCGGCCTGGTGGGCCTGGGCGGCGCGGGCTTCCCCACGGCGGTGAAGCTGGCCCCCAAGAACCTGGACGAGATCGACACCCTCATCATCAACGGCGCCGAGTGTGAGCCCTATATCACCTCGGACAACCGCTGCTTCCTGGAGGACACCCAGTATATCTTGGAGGGTATCCAGGCGGTGATGAAGTACTTAGAGATCCCCAAGTGCATCATCGGCATCGAGGGCAACAAGCCCGAGGCCATCGCCAAGATGAAGAGCGTGGCCACCGCCGGTATCGAGGTCAAGGAGCTGCCCTGCCGGTACCCCCAGGGCGCTGAGAAGGTCCTCATTGAGAACTGCACCGGCCGGGAGGTCCCCTTCCCCGGACTGCCCTCCGATGTGGGCGTGGTGGTGATGAACGTCACCTCCGTGGCCTTCGTGGGCAAGTATCTCAAGACCGGTATGCCCCTGACCACCAAGCGCCTCACCGTGGACGGCGACATCATCAAGGAGCCCAAGAACGTGGAGGTTATCATCGGCACTCCCGTTCAGGAGCTGATGGACTTCTGCGGCGGCTTCACCCAGGAGCCGGGCAAGGTGCTCTACGGCGGCCCCATGATGGGCAACTGCATCGCCGACCTGAGCCAGCCCATTCTGAAAAACAACAACGCCGTTCTGGCCTTCTCCCGCAAGGCGTCTGAGCTGCCCAAGGCCACCAACTGCATCCACTGCGGCCGGTGTACCAACGCCTGCCCCCTGGGTCTGTCCGCCAAGGAGATCGTTCAGGCGTACAACGACGGCAACGTGGAGCTGCTCGTTGAGCTCAACGCCGACCTGTGCATGAGCTGCGGCACATGCTCCTTCGTCTGCCCGGCCAAGCGGCCTCTGGCCCCCTCCATCGCCCTGGCCAAGATTATGATGAAGAATGGAGGTAAGAAGTGA
- the rnfB gene encoding Na(+)-translocating ferredoxin:NAD(+) oxidoreductase complex subunit B translates to MDPILMAVILVTVIGLIGAVILVAASIFMYVPVDERVEKITAVLAGANCGACGCAGCADYAKSIVEDGNAVNKCTPGGAACAAKVAEIMGVEAGSSTPMKAVVACSGTCDKAGKKYEFQGIQSCQAVKGLYGGDGLCKFGCLGYGDCTRACAFDAIHIVDGIAKVDRTKCTGCGACAGVCPNAVISIVPEHKRKPVVLCQNKDKGADTRKACTAGCIGCMKCAKACPKEAITVENFLAKIDQDKCVGCQICVKECPMGVIHVPGAE, encoded by the coding sequence ATGGATCCAATTTTAATGGCAGTCATTCTGGTCACGGTTATCGGCCTCATCGGCGCGGTGATCCTGGTGGCCGCCTCCATCTTCATGTATGTCCCGGTGGACGAGCGGGTGGAGAAAATCACCGCCGTCCTGGCCGGAGCCAACTGCGGCGCCTGCGGCTGTGCCGGCTGTGCCGACTACGCCAAGAGCATCGTGGAGGACGGCAACGCCGTCAACAAGTGCACCCCCGGCGGCGCGGCCTGCGCCGCCAAGGTGGCCGAGATCATGGGCGTTGAGGCCGGCTCCTCCACCCCCATGAAGGCGGTGGTCGCCTGCTCCGGCACCTGCGATAAGGCGGGCAAGAAGTATGAGTTCCAGGGCATCCAGAGCTGCCAGGCCGTTAAGGGCCTCTACGGCGGCGACGGACTGTGCAAATTCGGCTGTCTGGGCTATGGCGACTGTACCCGGGCCTGCGCCTTCGACGCCATCCACATCGTGGACGGCATCGCCAAGGTGGACCGGACCAAGTGTACCGGCTGCGGCGCCTGTGCCGGGGTCTGCCCCAACGCCGTCATCTCCATCGTGCCCGAGCACAAGCGCAAGCCCGTGGTCCTGTGCCAGAACAAGGACAAGGGCGCGGACACCCGGAAGGCGTGTACCGCCGGCTGTATTGGCTGTATGAAGTGCGCCAAGGCCTGCCCCAAGGAGGCCATCACCGTGGAGAACTTCCTGGCCAAGATCGACCAGGACAAGTGCGTCGGCTGTCAGATCTGCGTGAAGGAGTGCCCCATGGGCGTCATTCACGTTCCCGGAGCTGAATAA